TACTACGGCTGAAGTATCTAAATTGTTAGGTTTATGCAACACACATAAGGTGCCTGTGGTTCCTTCTGGTGGGCGTACCGGCCTTGCTGCTGGTGCTGTTGCCAAAGATGGTGAACTTGTCATTTCACTTGAACGTATGCGTCGTCTTGATGCTGTTGACTCTGTTGCTCAATCTCTTCGCGTGCAAGCCGGTGTGGTCACCGAATTAGTGCACCAACATTGTGCTGATCATAAATTAACTTGGCCGATAGACTTTGCTGCCAAAGGACAGTGTCAAATTGGTGGCAATATTGCCACTAATGCTGGTGGCGTAAAAGTCATTCGCTATGGCCTTACCAGACAATGGGTTCTTGGTTTACAGGTAGTTTTAGCCGATGGTACTATTTTAGAACTTAATGGCGCTCTTGAAAAAAACAATACCGGTTTTGATTTGCGCCAATTATTTATTGGTACCGAAGGTACTTTAGGAATAATTACCGAAGCTACACTTAAACTTACTAGATTACCCAACCAACTGAATGTCGCTTTATTTGCTTTGCCAGATTTAGCAGCAGTGTTACTACTATTTCACCACATTCGCCAGAGCCCTTTTACTATTGCGGCTTTTGAATTTTTCAACTCGCCATGCTTAGATAGAGTTCAGCGTCATCGTCACTTAGCTGCCCCGTTTAGTGAACCAGCGCCGTATTATGTTCTGCTTGAATTAGAAAATGTCGCCAGCGAATCACTTGAAAATTGGCTTATGCAGCTTTTTGAAAACGAATTAGTGCAAGATGGAACTTTAGCCCAAAGTGAAACCCAAGCCCGCAATCTCTGGGCTTTGCGTGAAGGTATTAGCGATAGTTTAACTGCAACGGGTTTGCCTCATAAAAATGATGTGGCACTGCCAATCGCTAATCTTGAAGGTTTTTGCGATGAGCTAGCTGCAGTTCTTGGCAGAGAATACCCGGGTTGGGAAATTACTATCTTTGGTCATATTGGTGATGGCAATTTGCATATTAATGTTATGAAACCAGATGAATTAGCGATTGAAGAATTTCAGGTAAATACTGCAAAAGCCGATCATCATATATTCACTTTAGTACAAAAGCATAATGGTAGTATTTCGGCTGAACACGGAATTGGCTTATTAAAAAAGCCTTATCTGACCTATACCCGCACTGATACCGAATTATCTCTATTGCGCTCTATAAAACGTACCCTTGATCCATTAAATATACTAAATCCTGGTAAAATATTCGATATTTAAATATATCGGGCGCTGGCCAAGCAGCACCCAAAGAATTTCAATTGATTATGATACTATGCGCGTACGCAAATTGGTGGACAATTTGCTAATAGCTGCACAAACATCAACTGAAACGTCATGATCTAAATCCATTATCAAATAACCAATACGTGCATCGGTGC
This genomic stretch from Deltaproteobacteria bacterium harbors:
- a CDS encoding FAD-binding oxidoreductase — protein: MAYSLTKKFLTALSSNFPADFISTDAADLIEYGRDWTRVFNPAPSAIALPRTTAEVSKLLGLCNTHKVPVVPSGGRTGLAAGAVAKDGELVISLERMRRLDAVDSVAQSLRVQAGVVTELVHQHCADHKLTWPIDFAAKGQCQIGGNIATNAGGVKVIRYGLTRQWVLGLQVVLADGTILELNGALEKNNTGFDLRQLFIGTEGTLGIITEATLKLTRLPNQLNVALFALPDLAAVLLLFHHIRQSPFTIAAFEFFNSPCLDRVQRHRHLAAPFSEPAPYYVLLELENVASESLENWLMQLFENELVQDGTLAQSETQARNLWALREGISDSLTATGLPHKNDVALPIANLEGFCDELAAVLGREYPGWEITIFGHIGDGNLHINVMKPDELAIEEFQVNTAKADHHIFTLVQKHNGSISAEHGIGLLKKPYLTYTRTDTELSLLRSIKRTLDPLNILNPGKIFDI